A genomic region of Prevotella scopos JCM 17725 contains the following coding sequences:
- a CDS encoding M6 family metalloprotease domain-containing protein: MIKTLKQLSLIVCLMLYSLTTWAAKAESIPVQVRQADGSVITVILRGDEHINWYTTLDGTLLVQGADNNYYIGKVEKSGNLIATKQLAHEALTRSQSERNLIAKQDKEKFFAYVNKVAEESENAYNNSPLTRGPVIGTGSYGIPYFPHTGTPKALVILAEFQDTTFTIKDTKKVFTNYLMNEGHFTDTRYGQKQNYKGVRGYFKDCSYGKFTPIFDVVGPVKLPKAHDVYGAGDDNMDFLLADACTVVDDTVNFADYDANNDGFVDLVYIIYAGHSANINGNKPTNIWPKSGIVTISNKFDGKNIRRYGVSNELNGSDKTSEKNKKINGIGLFCHEFSHTLGLPDIYATAGDAQNQDNQGMEFWDIMDGGTAIQDGRVPAAYLAWEREVMGWMNIDELKNDTTINNLKSIDNGGNAYKIVNSANDNEYIVLQSMQNGAWNRGWGNGTCGKGLFVYRISYNTNKVNLFDNPNNVKGKPRVVPIPADGKVLAAANAGGSLPKYIAQLNGDPYPYNNINKIDSFKWFDESTLNKSILNIVENDGSDTNSRYVNFEFKNNEPTHIQSASIIERNTSDNRIYTLDGRYVGTDASILPHGIYIQNNKKFVK, from the coding sequence TGCTTGTACAAGGTGCGGATAACAACTACTATATCGGTAAAGTAGAGAAAAGTGGCAACCTTATTGCTACCAAACAACTTGCACACGAAGCGTTAACTCGTTCACAATCAGAGCGTAACCTGATAGCTAAGCAAGATAAAGAGAAGTTCTTTGCTTACGTTAATAAGGTTGCAGAAGAATCTGAAAACGCTTACAATAACTCTCCGCTTACTCGTGGTCCGGTCATTGGTACAGGATCTTATGGAATTCCTTATTTTCCACATACAGGAACTCCCAAAGCTTTGGTGATTCTCGCAGAGTTCCAAGATACAACTTTTACTATTAAAGATACAAAGAAGGTGTTCACAAACTATTTGATGAATGAAGGTCATTTCACAGATACTCGTTATGGTCAGAAGCAAAACTATAAAGGTGTACGTGGCTATTTCAAAGATTGTAGCTATGGGAAGTTCACACCTATCTTTGACGTTGTAGGACCAGTAAAGTTGCCGAAGGCGCATGATGTCTATGGTGCAGGTGATGATAATATGGACTTCTTGCTTGCTGATGCATGTACTGTTGTAGATGATACGGTAAATTTTGCGGATTATGATGCAAACAACGATGGCTTCGTTGATTTGGTTTATATTATTTACGCAGGTCATTCAGCAAATATAAATGGCAATAAACCAACAAATATATGGCCAAAATCAGGAATTGTTACTATTTCAAACAAATTTGATGGCAAAAATATTCGTCGCTATGGTGTGAGTAACGAACTAAATGGAAGTGACAAGACTTCTGAGAAAAATAAAAAAATCAATGGTATAGGCTTATTCTGTCATGAGTTCTCTCATACACTTGGACTTCCTGATATTTATGCTACCGCAGGAGATGCGCAAAACCAAGATAACCAAGGTATGGAATTCTGGGACATCATGGATGGAGGTACAGCAATCCAAGATGGACGTGTACCAGCCGCTTATCTTGCTTGGGAACGCGAAGTGATGGGTTGGATGAATATTGATGAACTTAAAAACGATACCACCATCAACAATCTTAAGAGTATCGATAATGGTGGAAACGCCTACAAGATTGTCAATAGCGCAAATGATAATGAATATATAGTTTTGCAAAGTATGCAGAATGGTGCTTGGAATCGAGGTTGGGGGAATGGTACTTGCGGTAAGGGGTTGTTTGTTTATCGCATTTCATACAATACAAACAAAGTGAATCTTTTCGATAACCCCAATAATGTAAAGGGTAAACCACGTGTTGTTCCAATCCCTGCTGATGGTAAAGTATTAGCAGCTGCCAATGCGGGAGGCTCATTACCCAAATACATAGCCCAGCTCAATGGCGACCCTTATCCTTACAACAATATAAACAAGATAGATAGCTTTAAATGGTTCGATGAATCCACGTTGAATAAATCTATCTTAAATATTGTTGAGAATGATGGTTCAGACACAAATAGTCGTTATGTAAACTTTGAGTTTAAGAATAATGAGCCAACTCATATCCAGTCGGCTTCAATCATTGAAAGGAACACTTCTGACAATCGTATCTATACCCTTGACGGACGATACGTAGGCACTGACGCCTCAATCTTACCGCATGGAATTTATATTCAGAATAATAAGAAGTTCGTAAAATAA